The uncultured Cohaesibacter sp. genome window below encodes:
- a CDS encoding MFS transporter, producing MKEIFKNPWWVVFGAVIGLLVGNGPVMQFTFGVFLKPISQDMGWDRGTISLALNAGLVLTGLATPIAGRLMDRYGIRTVALPAITIFALATASVSLVSSSAALFVALYALMGLAAAGQTPMPYSKAIATWFDKKRGLALGIAISGVGLGTAIVPKFALSLIQSYGWREAYIGLGILTFVLAFPAVLLFIRDRKIAAGEKGKARLIVQKGLTAAEALRTSDFWLLAASFFFVALAANGAIAHVVPMLTDRGVPPGVAISALSVAGMALIGGRLVSGYLLDRIFAPYVAAAFFLAPLAGLVVLMQAHDATLGAVGTVLIGIGLGAEVDLIAFLLTRYLGNRSFGEIYGYLFLVFMLGSGLGPMIMGVSFDHFGGYSEIMMVLIGGLVISVGIMVRMKPYRFPAEENPASGSLAKASATQPAE from the coding sequence TTGAAGGAAATATTTAAAAACCCGTGGTGGGTTGTCTTCGGCGCGGTCATTGGATTGCTCGTGGGCAACGGTCCAGTCATGCAGTTCACGTTCGGTGTCTTTCTGAAGCCGATTTCTCAGGACATGGGCTGGGATCGTGGCACGATCTCGCTGGCGCTGAACGCCGGACTGGTGCTTACAGGGCTGGCAACGCCCATCGCAGGCCGTCTGATGGATCGGTATGGCATTCGCACGGTAGCTCTGCCCGCAATTACCATATTCGCACTGGCAACCGCCTCGGTCAGCCTTGTGTCCAGTTCAGCTGCTCTGTTTGTGGCTCTCTACGCCCTGATGGGGCTGGCTGCAGCCGGACAGACGCCGATGCCCTATTCCAAGGCCATTGCGACGTGGTTCGACAAGAAGCGCGGTCTGGCGCTCGGCATCGCCATTTCCGGCGTTGGTCTGGGAACAGCGATCGTACCGAAATTTGCCCTCTCGCTCATCCAGTCGTATGGCTGGCGTGAAGCCTACATCGGTCTTGGCATTCTGACCTTCGTGCTGGCCTTTCCCGCCGTTCTGCTCTTCATCCGGGACCGCAAGATCGCTGCGGGTGAAAAGGGCAAGGCCCGGCTGATTGTCCAGAAAGGGCTAACCGCAGCCGAAGCTCTGCGCACGAGCGATTTCTGGCTGTTGGCCGCCTCCTTCTTCTTCGTAGCGCTCGCGGCCAATGGTGCCATTGCCCATGTGGTGCCGATGCTGACGGACCGTGGCGTCCCGCCGGGCGTGGCAATCTCGGCCCTGTCTGTGGCCGGCATGGCGCTGATTGGCGGTCGTCTGGTCTCCGGCTATCTGCTCGACAGGATATTTGCTCCTTACGTTGCTGCGGCCTTCTTTCTGGCACCGCTGGCTGGACTTGTCGTGCTGATGCAGGCGCATGATGCCACGCTGGGGGCTGTCGGCACGGTCCTGATCGGGATCGGCCTTGGCGCCGAGGTTGACCTCATTGCCTTCCTGTTGACCCGCTATCTGGGCAACCGGTCGTTTGGCGAGATCTACGGTTATCTGTTCCTTGTCTTCATGCTCGGATCTGGCCTCGGTCCAATGATCATGGGCGTCTCGTTCGACCATTTCGGAGGCTATTCTGAAATCATGATGGTGCTGATCGGCGGTCTTGTGATCTCGGTCGGGATCATGGTGCGCATGAAGCCCTACCGCTTCCCAGCCGAGGAAAACCCGGCTTCGGGTTCTCTCGCCAAGGCCTCTGCTACGCAGCCCGCCGAATAG
- a CDS encoding LysR substrate-binding domain-containing protein, translated as MHLRYMKFFIAVAETKSFTQAAQKMNTAQPSLSRQIRKLEEIVGTPLVIRNTHEVRLTSAGEVFYEQCRSILDQVDRAIAAALNIASEKTNSATIGFVSGTEAPFLIDIFSDIVERCKNLHISFRGQRERHLLDSLYSGDLDAAVLAGPISDPDLLSQVIISQPLLAAIPSGHAMARQDVVSFNQLLALPFVAPDPEFAPNYHAAIQTFARKQKITFLPTRTACDSILMRLQLVGSGAGFALITQYQTRFLPANVVARPLDLDTTFDLELAWRKDNQSKALWEVIDNIQTSLLNEPMDMDISENREATLLEELTGFDLPRPDRLRS; from the coding sequence ATGCACCTGCGCTACATGAAATTCTTCATAGCCGTTGCCGAGACCAAAAGCTTTACGCAGGCGGCCCAAAAAATGAATACGGCCCAGCCATCTCTCAGTCGTCAGATCAGGAAGCTGGAGGAAATCGTCGGCACACCGCTTGTCATTCGCAACACCCACGAGGTGCGGCTGACCAGCGCCGGAGAGGTCTTCTACGAGCAATGCCGCAGCATTCTTGATCAGGTGGACCGGGCCATTGCAGCAGCTCTCAACATCGCCAGCGAAAAGACCAACAGTGCCACGATCGGCTTTGTATCGGGAACCGAAGCGCCATTTCTGATCGACATTTTCTCTGACATCGTCGAGCGCTGCAAGAATCTGCACATCTCCTTCCGCGGCCAGCGTGAACGCCATTTGCTGGACAGTCTCTACAGCGGCGATCTTGACGCTGCGGTGCTCGCCGGTCCGATCTCCGACCCGGACCTTCTCTCGCAGGTCATCATCAGCCAGCCCCTGCTTGCCGCCATCCCCTCCGGGCACGCGATGGCCAGACAGGATGTCGTATCCTTCAACCAGTTGCTTGCCCTGCCGTTTGTGGCACCTGATCCGGAATTCGCCCCCAATTATCACGCAGCCATCCAGACCTTTGCCCGCAAGCAGAAGATCACCTTCCTGCCAACGCGTACGGCATGCGACAGCATATTGATGCGCCTGCAACTGGTCGGCAGCGGCGCTGGCTTTGCCCTGATCACGCAGTATCAGACCCGCTTCCTGCCGGCCAATGTGGTGGCCCGCCCGCTGGATCTGGACACAACCTTTGATCTGGAACTGGCATGGCGCAAGGACAACCAGTCCAAGGCCCTCTGGGAAGTCATCGACAACATCCAGACCAGCCTTCTGAATGAGCCAATGGACATGGATATCAGCGAAAACAGGGAGGCGACCCTGCTGGAAGAACTGACAGGCTTTGATCTGCCCCGTCCCGACCGGCTGAGATCCTGA